In one Rhea pennata isolate bPtePen1 chromosome 17, bPtePen1.pri, whole genome shotgun sequence genomic region, the following are encoded:
- the GTF2H3 gene encoding general transcription factor IIH subunit 3 isoform X2 — translation MSADDELSLLVVIVDTNPIWWGKRALGEAEFTLSKCMDAVMVLGNSHLFMNRTNRLAVIASHTQESRFLYPGKHWTFADLFGDGGSFVESSCSGSKDGKYELLTAINDAIAEEIKDLMTKTDMRGQQTETLLAGSLAKALCYINRMSKEVKGNQEIKSRILVIKAAEDSALQYMNFMNVIFAAQKQSILIDACILDSDSSLLQQACDITGGIYLKVLHMPSLLQYLLWVFLPDQEQRSQLVLPPPIHVDYRAACFCHRNLIEIGYVCSVCLSIFCNFSPICSTCETAFKISLPPVMKAKKKKLKLAV, via the exons ATGAGCGCGG ATGACGAGCTGAGCCTGCTGGTCGTCATCGTTGACACCAACCCGATCTGGTGGGGGAAGAGGGCGCTGGGGGAAGCTGAG TTCACCCTGTCAAAATGCATGGACGCAGTGATGGTCCTGGGAAATTCTCACTTGTTCATGAACCGTACCAACAGGCTGGCTGTCATAGCGAGTCACACGCAGGAAAG tcGTTTCTTGTACCCTGGGAAGCACTGGACTTTTGCAGATCTCTTTGGAGATGGCGGTAGTTTTGTGGAATCTAGTTGCTCTGGTAGCAAAGATGGGAAATATGAATTGTTAACAGCTATAAATGATGCAATTGCAGAGGAGATTAAAGACCTCATGACGAAAa CTGACATGAGGGGCCAGCAAACAGAAACTCTGTTAGCAGGATCACTTGCTAAAGCACTTTGTT ATATTAACAGGATGAGCAAAGAGGTAAAAG GAAATCAAGAAATTAAATCAAGAATTCTG GTCATAAAAGCTGCAGAAGACAGCGCACTGCAATACATGAATTTCATGAATGTGATCTTTGCAGCACAGAAACAG AGTATTTTGATTGATGCCTGTATCTTAGACTCTGATTCAAGTCTTCTACAACAG gCTTGTGACATTACAGGTGGCATATACTTGAAAGTGCTCCACATGCCATCCCTTCTGCAGTATTTGCTG TGGGTATTTCTCCCTGATCAAGAGCAAAGATCACAGCTTGTCCTTCCACCCCCAATTCATGTTGACTACAGAGCTGCCTGTTTCTGTCATCGAAATCTCATTGAAATTGGTTATGTCTGCTCTGTGTGCTTGTCAA tattcTGCAACTTCAGTCCTATTTGTAGTACATGCGA GACTGCTTTCAAAATATCATTACCACCTGTCATGAAAgccaagaagaagaaattaaagttaGCTGTATAA
- the DDX55 gene encoding ATP-dependent RNA helicase DDX55 isoform X3, translated as MEAVTEGSWASLPVALSPGVLRALRSLGFARMTPVQSATIPLFMSNKDVAAEAVTGSGKTLAFVIPILEILLRREEKLKKMQVGAIIITPTRELAIQIDEVLSHFTKHFPEFSGNIIVATPGRLEDLFRRKADGLDLASCVKSLDVLVLDEADRLLDMGFEASLNAILDFLPKQRRTGLFSATQTQEVENLVRAGLRNPVRISVKEKGVAASNTQKTPTRLENYYMICKADEKFNQLVHFLRQHKQEKHLVFFSTCACVEYYGKALESLIKQVKIMCIHGKMKHKRNKIFTEFRKLPGGILVCTDVMARGIDIPEVHWVLQYDPPSSASAFVHRCGRTARIGNVGSALVFLLPMEESYVNFLSINQKCPMQEMKPQRNVLNHLPKLKSMALADRAVFEKGMKAFVSYIQAYAKHECNLIFRIKDLDFASLAKGFALLKMPKMPELRGKCFSDFIPVTVNTDSIPFKDKNREKQRQKQLEQQRKERQENGGKKKFIKNKAWSKQKAKREKKKKATAKRKREEGPYRHCCKTSPGGCVWWGKHHVYCENSNPMACRIQYRQRTTLEETPQALILKMRTWRSC; from the exons ATGGAGGCGGTGACGGAGGGCAGCTGGGCCTCGCTGCCCGTGGCGCTCAGCCCGGGCGTGCTGCGGGCGCTGCGCAGCCTCGGCTTCGCCCGCATGACTCCCGTGCAG tCTGCCACCATTCCTCTCTTTATGAGTAATAAAGATGTTGCTGCAGAAGCg GTAACTGGCAGCGGCAAAACTTTAGCATTTGTTATTCCCATCCTAGAAATTCTTCTCAGAcgggaagaaaaattaaagaaaatgcag GTTGGAGCTATAATTATCACACCAACAAGAGAACTAGCTATTCAAATTGATGAGGTGCTATCGCATTTCACAAAACACTTCCCTGAGTTTAG TGGGAACATCATTGTTGCTACACCAGGCCGCTTGGAAGatctcttcagaagaaaagcgGATGGGCTGGATCTAGCAAGCTGTGTGAAGTCACTTGATGTGTTGGTATTAGATGAAGCAGACAGACTTTTAGATATGGGCTTTGAAGCAAG TTTAAATGCCATTCTGGACTTTTTGCCCAAGCAGAGACGGACAGGGCTGTTCTCAGCAACTCAGACTCAAGAAGTGGAGAACCTGGTGAGAGCAGGTCTTCGGAATCCTGTCCGCATCTCAGTGAAGGAGAAGGGAGTTGCAGCGAGCAACACTCAGAAAACTCCAACACGCCTGGAGAACTATTACATG AtatgcaaagcagatgaaaaatttAATCAGTTGGTGCATTTTCTTCGACaacacaaacaggaaaaacatcTGGTCTTTTTCAG TACATGTGCCTGTGTGGAATACTATGGGAAGGCTTTGGAATCCTTAATTAAACAAGTGAAAATAATGTGCATTCATgggaaaatgaaacacaaacGCAACAAGATTTTTACTGAGTTTCGGAAGCTCCCAGG TGGCATTTTAGTTTGCACTGATGTGATGGCCCGTGGCATAGACATTCCAGAAGTACACTGGGTTTTACAGTATGATCCACCTAGCAGTGCAAG TGCCTTTGTGCATCGGTGTGGTCGAACAGCCCGGATTGGCAATGTAGGCAGTGCACTCGTATTTTTGCTTCCCATGGAAGAGTCTTATGTTAACTTTCTCTCAATCAACCAAAAG tGTCCCATGCAGGAAATGAAACCACAGAGAAATGTGTTAAATCATCTTCCAAAACTGAAGTCTATGGCCCTAGCTGACAGAGCTGTGTTTgagaaaggaatgaaagcaTTTGTGTCTTACATCCAGGCTTATGCCAAACATGAATGTAATTTGATCTTTCGAATAAAAG aTCTGGATTTTGCTAGTCTTGCCAAAGGTTTTGCCTTGCTAAAGATGCCAAAGATGCCTGAACtaagaggaaaatgtttttcagacttTATTCCAGTCACTGTTAATACAGACTCCATTCCATTTAAGgacaaaaatagagaaaaacagagacaaaaacaATTAGaacaacaaagaaaggaaagacaggaaaatggagggaaaaaaaaatttataaagaaCAAGGCCTGGTCAAAGCAAAAAgccaaaagggaaaagaaaaagaaagcaacagctAAAAGGAAGCGTGAAGAG GGCCCCTATAGGCACTGTTGTAAAACCTCCCCTGGTGGATGTGTGTGGTGGGGGAAGCACCATGTATACTGTGAGAATTCAAACCCCATGGCTTGTAGAATCCAGTACAGGCAAAGAACAACACTAGAAGAAACACCCCA GGCTCTGATATTGAAGATGAGGACATGGAGGAGCTGCTGA
- the DDX55 gene encoding ATP-dependent RNA helicase DDX55 isoform X2 translates to MEAVTEGSWASLPVALSPGVLRALRSLGFARMTPVQSATIPLFMSNKDVAAEAVTGSGKTLAFVIPILEILLRREEKLKKMQVGAIIITPTRELAIQIDEVLSHFTKHFPEFSQILLIGGRNPMEDVEKFKEHGGNIIVATPGRLEDLFRRKADGLDLASCVKSLDVLVLDEADRLLDMGFEASLNAILDFLPKQRRTGLFSATQTQEVENLVRAGLRNPVRISVKEKGVAASNTQKTPTRLENYYMICKADEKFNQLVHFLRQHKQEKHLVFFSTCACVEYYGKALESLIKQVKIMCIHGKMKHKRNKIFTEFRKLPGGILVCTDVMARGIDIPEVHWVLQYDPPSSASAFVHRCGRTARIGNVGSALVFLLPMEESYVNFLSINQKCPMQEMKPQRNVLNHLPKLKSMALADRAVFEKGMKAFVSYIQAYAKHECNLIFRIKDLDFASLAKGFALLKMPKMPELRGKCFSDFIPVTVNTDSIPFKDKNREKQRQKQLEQQRKERQENGGKKKFIKNKAWSKQKAKREKKKKATAKRKREEGSDIEDEDMEELLNDTRLLKRLKKGKISEEEFEKRLTGSQSRLKAETASDLESED, encoded by the exons ATGGAGGCGGTGACGGAGGGCAGCTGGGCCTCGCTGCCCGTGGCGCTCAGCCCGGGCGTGCTGCGGGCGCTGCGCAGCCTCGGCTTCGCCCGCATGACTCCCGTGCAG tCTGCCACCATTCCTCTCTTTATGAGTAATAAAGATGTTGCTGCAGAAGCg GTAACTGGCAGCGGCAAAACTTTAGCATTTGTTATTCCCATCCTAGAAATTCTTCTCAGAcgggaagaaaaattaaagaaaatgcag GTTGGAGCTATAATTATCACACCAACAAGAGAACTAGCTATTCAAATTGATGAGGTGCTATCGCATTTCACAAAACACTTCCCTGAGTTTAG tcAGATTCTTTTAATTGGTGGTAGAAATCCTATGGAAGATGTTGAAAAGTTTAAAGAACATGG TGGGAACATCATTGTTGCTACACCAGGCCGCTTGGAAGatctcttcagaagaaaagcgGATGGGCTGGATCTAGCAAGCTGTGTGAAGTCACTTGATGTGTTGGTATTAGATGAAGCAGACAGACTTTTAGATATGGGCTTTGAAGCAAG TTTAAATGCCATTCTGGACTTTTTGCCCAAGCAGAGACGGACAGGGCTGTTCTCAGCAACTCAGACTCAAGAAGTGGAGAACCTGGTGAGAGCAGGTCTTCGGAATCCTGTCCGCATCTCAGTGAAGGAGAAGGGAGTTGCAGCGAGCAACACTCAGAAAACTCCAACACGCCTGGAGAACTATTACATG AtatgcaaagcagatgaaaaatttAATCAGTTGGTGCATTTTCTTCGACaacacaaacaggaaaaacatcTGGTCTTTTTCAG TACATGTGCCTGTGTGGAATACTATGGGAAGGCTTTGGAATCCTTAATTAAACAAGTGAAAATAATGTGCATTCATgggaaaatgaaacacaaacGCAACAAGATTTTTACTGAGTTTCGGAAGCTCCCAGG TGGCATTTTAGTTTGCACTGATGTGATGGCCCGTGGCATAGACATTCCAGAAGTACACTGGGTTTTACAGTATGATCCACCTAGCAGTGCAAG TGCCTTTGTGCATCGGTGTGGTCGAACAGCCCGGATTGGCAATGTAGGCAGTGCACTCGTATTTTTGCTTCCCATGGAAGAGTCTTATGTTAACTTTCTCTCAATCAACCAAAAG tGTCCCATGCAGGAAATGAAACCACAGAGAAATGTGTTAAATCATCTTCCAAAACTGAAGTCTATGGCCCTAGCTGACAGAGCTGTGTTTgagaaaggaatgaaagcaTTTGTGTCTTACATCCAGGCTTATGCCAAACATGAATGTAATTTGATCTTTCGAATAAAAG aTCTGGATTTTGCTAGTCTTGCCAAAGGTTTTGCCTTGCTAAAGATGCCAAAGATGCCTGAACtaagaggaaaatgtttttcagacttTATTCCAGTCACTGTTAATACAGACTCCATTCCATTTAAGgacaaaaatagagaaaaacagagacaaaaacaATTAGaacaacaaagaaaggaaagacaggaaaatggagggaaaaaaaaatttataaagaaCAAGGCCTGGTCAAAGCAAAAAgccaaaagggaaaagaaaaagaaagcaacagctAAAAGGAAGCGTGAAGAG GGCTCTGATATTGAAGATGAGGACATGGAGGAGCTGCTGAATGACACCAGACTCTTGAAAAGATTAAAGAAGGGCAAAATTAGTGAAGAAGAGTTTGAAAAGAGACTAACAGGCAGCCAAAGTAGACTCAAAGCAGAAACTGCGTCTGACTTGGAGTCTGAAGATTAG
- the DDX55 gene encoding ATP-dependent RNA helicase DDX55 isoform X4, translating to MEAVTEGSWASLPVALSPGVLRALRSLGFARMTPVQSATIPLFMSNKDVAAEAVTGSGKTLAFVIPILEILLRREEKLKKMQVGAIIITPTRELAIQIDEVLSHFTKHFPEFSQILLIGGRNPMEDVEKFKEHGGNIIVATPGRLEDLFRRKADGLDLASCVKSLDVLVLDEADRLLDMGFEASLNAILDFLPKQRRTGLFSATQTQEVENLVRAGLRNPVRISVKEKGVAASNTQKTPTRLENYYMICKADEKFNQLVHFLRQHKQEKHLVFFSTCACVEYYGKALESLIKQVKIMCIHGKMKHKRNKIFTEFRKLPGAFVHRCGRTARIGNVGSALVFLLPMEESYVNFLSINQKCPMQEMKPQRNVLNHLPKLKSMALADRAVFEKGMKAFVSYIQAYAKHECNLIFRIKDLDFASLAKGFALLKMPKMPELRGKCFSDFIPVTVNTDSIPFKDKNREKQRQKQLEQQRKERQENGGKKKFIKNKAWSKQKAKREKKKKATAKRKREEGPYRHCCKTSPGGCVWWGKHHVYCENSNPMACRIQYRQRTTLEETPQALILKMRTWRSC from the exons ATGGAGGCGGTGACGGAGGGCAGCTGGGCCTCGCTGCCCGTGGCGCTCAGCCCGGGCGTGCTGCGGGCGCTGCGCAGCCTCGGCTTCGCCCGCATGACTCCCGTGCAG tCTGCCACCATTCCTCTCTTTATGAGTAATAAAGATGTTGCTGCAGAAGCg GTAACTGGCAGCGGCAAAACTTTAGCATTTGTTATTCCCATCCTAGAAATTCTTCTCAGAcgggaagaaaaattaaagaaaatgcag GTTGGAGCTATAATTATCACACCAACAAGAGAACTAGCTATTCAAATTGATGAGGTGCTATCGCATTTCACAAAACACTTCCCTGAGTTTAG tcAGATTCTTTTAATTGGTGGTAGAAATCCTATGGAAGATGTTGAAAAGTTTAAAGAACATGG TGGGAACATCATTGTTGCTACACCAGGCCGCTTGGAAGatctcttcagaagaaaagcgGATGGGCTGGATCTAGCAAGCTGTGTGAAGTCACTTGATGTGTTGGTATTAGATGAAGCAGACAGACTTTTAGATATGGGCTTTGAAGCAAG TTTAAATGCCATTCTGGACTTTTTGCCCAAGCAGAGACGGACAGGGCTGTTCTCAGCAACTCAGACTCAAGAAGTGGAGAACCTGGTGAGAGCAGGTCTTCGGAATCCTGTCCGCATCTCAGTGAAGGAGAAGGGAGTTGCAGCGAGCAACACTCAGAAAACTCCAACACGCCTGGAGAACTATTACATG AtatgcaaagcagatgaaaaatttAATCAGTTGGTGCATTTTCTTCGACaacacaaacaggaaaaacatcTGGTCTTTTTCAG TACATGTGCCTGTGTGGAATACTATGGGAAGGCTTTGGAATCCTTAATTAAACAAGTGAAAATAATGTGCATTCATgggaaaatgaaacacaaacGCAACAAGATTTTTACTGAGTTTCGGAAGCTCCCAGG TGCCTTTGTGCATCGGTGTGGTCGAACAGCCCGGATTGGCAATGTAGGCAGTGCACTCGTATTTTTGCTTCCCATGGAAGAGTCTTATGTTAACTTTCTCTCAATCAACCAAAAG tGTCCCATGCAGGAAATGAAACCACAGAGAAATGTGTTAAATCATCTTCCAAAACTGAAGTCTATGGCCCTAGCTGACAGAGCTGTGTTTgagaaaggaatgaaagcaTTTGTGTCTTACATCCAGGCTTATGCCAAACATGAATGTAATTTGATCTTTCGAATAAAAG aTCTGGATTTTGCTAGTCTTGCCAAAGGTTTTGCCTTGCTAAAGATGCCAAAGATGCCTGAACtaagaggaaaatgtttttcagacttTATTCCAGTCACTGTTAATACAGACTCCATTCCATTTAAGgacaaaaatagagaaaaacagagacaaaaacaATTAGaacaacaaagaaaggaaagacaggaaaatggagggaaaaaaaaatttataaagaaCAAGGCCTGGTCAAAGCAAAAAgccaaaagggaaaagaaaaagaaagcaacagctAAAAGGAAGCGTGAAGAG GGCCCCTATAGGCACTGTTGTAAAACCTCCCCTGGTGGATGTGTGTGGTGGGGGAAGCACCATGTATACTGTGAGAATTCAAACCCCATGGCTTGTAGAATCCAGTACAGGCAAAGAACAACACTAGAAGAAACACCCCA GGCTCTGATATTGAAGATGAGGACATGGAGGAGCTGCTGA
- the DDX55 gene encoding ATP-dependent RNA helicase DDX55 isoform X1, whose translation MEAVTEGSWASLPVALSPGVLRALRSLGFARMTPVQSATIPLFMSNKDVAAEAVTGSGKTLAFVIPILEILLRREEKLKKMQVGAIIITPTRELAIQIDEVLSHFTKHFPEFSQILLIGGRNPMEDVEKFKEHGGNIIVATPGRLEDLFRRKADGLDLASCVKSLDVLVLDEADRLLDMGFEASLNAILDFLPKQRRTGLFSATQTQEVENLVRAGLRNPVRISVKEKGVAASNTQKTPTRLENYYMICKADEKFNQLVHFLRQHKQEKHLVFFSTCACVEYYGKALESLIKQVKIMCIHGKMKHKRNKIFTEFRKLPGGILVCTDVMARGIDIPEVHWVLQYDPPSSASAFVHRCGRTARIGNVGSALVFLLPMEESYVNFLSINQKCPMQEMKPQRNVLNHLPKLKSMALADRAVFEKGMKAFVSYIQAYAKHECNLIFRIKDLDFASLAKGFALLKMPKMPELRGKCFSDFIPVTVNTDSIPFKDKNREKQRQKQLEQQRKERQENGGKKKFIKNKAWSKQKAKREKKKKATAKRKREEGPYRHCCKTSPGGCVWWGKHHVYCENSNPMACRIQYRQRTTLEETPQALILKMRTWRSC comes from the exons ATGGAGGCGGTGACGGAGGGCAGCTGGGCCTCGCTGCCCGTGGCGCTCAGCCCGGGCGTGCTGCGGGCGCTGCGCAGCCTCGGCTTCGCCCGCATGACTCCCGTGCAG tCTGCCACCATTCCTCTCTTTATGAGTAATAAAGATGTTGCTGCAGAAGCg GTAACTGGCAGCGGCAAAACTTTAGCATTTGTTATTCCCATCCTAGAAATTCTTCTCAGAcgggaagaaaaattaaagaaaatgcag GTTGGAGCTATAATTATCACACCAACAAGAGAACTAGCTATTCAAATTGATGAGGTGCTATCGCATTTCACAAAACACTTCCCTGAGTTTAG tcAGATTCTTTTAATTGGTGGTAGAAATCCTATGGAAGATGTTGAAAAGTTTAAAGAACATGG TGGGAACATCATTGTTGCTACACCAGGCCGCTTGGAAGatctcttcagaagaaaagcgGATGGGCTGGATCTAGCAAGCTGTGTGAAGTCACTTGATGTGTTGGTATTAGATGAAGCAGACAGACTTTTAGATATGGGCTTTGAAGCAAG TTTAAATGCCATTCTGGACTTTTTGCCCAAGCAGAGACGGACAGGGCTGTTCTCAGCAACTCAGACTCAAGAAGTGGAGAACCTGGTGAGAGCAGGTCTTCGGAATCCTGTCCGCATCTCAGTGAAGGAGAAGGGAGTTGCAGCGAGCAACACTCAGAAAACTCCAACACGCCTGGAGAACTATTACATG AtatgcaaagcagatgaaaaatttAATCAGTTGGTGCATTTTCTTCGACaacacaaacaggaaaaacatcTGGTCTTTTTCAG TACATGTGCCTGTGTGGAATACTATGGGAAGGCTTTGGAATCCTTAATTAAACAAGTGAAAATAATGTGCATTCATgggaaaatgaaacacaaacGCAACAAGATTTTTACTGAGTTTCGGAAGCTCCCAGG TGGCATTTTAGTTTGCACTGATGTGATGGCCCGTGGCATAGACATTCCAGAAGTACACTGGGTTTTACAGTATGATCCACCTAGCAGTGCAAG TGCCTTTGTGCATCGGTGTGGTCGAACAGCCCGGATTGGCAATGTAGGCAGTGCACTCGTATTTTTGCTTCCCATGGAAGAGTCTTATGTTAACTTTCTCTCAATCAACCAAAAG tGTCCCATGCAGGAAATGAAACCACAGAGAAATGTGTTAAATCATCTTCCAAAACTGAAGTCTATGGCCCTAGCTGACAGAGCTGTGTTTgagaaaggaatgaaagcaTTTGTGTCTTACATCCAGGCTTATGCCAAACATGAATGTAATTTGATCTTTCGAATAAAAG aTCTGGATTTTGCTAGTCTTGCCAAAGGTTTTGCCTTGCTAAAGATGCCAAAGATGCCTGAACtaagaggaaaatgtttttcagacttTATTCCAGTCACTGTTAATACAGACTCCATTCCATTTAAGgacaaaaatagagaaaaacagagacaaaaacaATTAGaacaacaaagaaaggaaagacaggaaaatggagggaaaaaaaaatttataaagaaCAAGGCCTGGTCAAAGCAAAAAgccaaaagggaaaagaaaaagaaagcaacagctAAAAGGAAGCGTGAAGAG GGCCCCTATAGGCACTGTTGTAAAACCTCCCCTGGTGGATGTGTGTGGTGGGGGAAGCACCATGTATACTGTGAGAATTCAAACCCCATGGCTTGTAGAATCCAGTACAGGCAAAGAACAACACTAGAAGAAACACCCCA GGCTCTGATATTGAAGATGAGGACATGGAGGAGCTGCTGA
- the EIF2B1 gene encoding translation initiation factor eIF-2B subunit alpha has product MSTEDLIETFRAQLRDDPDVSSAVAAIRALLGFLKQDRGETIQGLRKSLRTAIDTLSRVDSSVAVSSGGELFLRFISLTSLEYSDYSKCKEIMIERGEIFLRKVSLSRNKIAKLCHPFIRDGARILTHAYSRVVLRVLEAAVESKKRFSIYVTESQPDQAGQKMAKALRKLNIPVTVILDAAVGYIMEKVDLVLVGAEGVVESGGIINKIGTNQIAVCAKAQNKPFYVVAESFKFVRLFPLNQQDVPDKFKYKADTLKTSQNLTEEHPWIDYTSPSLITLLFTDLGVLTPSAVSDELIKLYL; this is encoded by the exons atgAGCACGGAGG ATCTGATCGAGACCTTCCGGGCGCAGCTGAGGGACGACCCCGACGTGTCCTCGGCCGTGGCTGCCATCCGCGCGCTGCTGGGCTTCCTCAAGCAGGACCGAG GCGAGACCATCCAGGGCCTGCGGAAGAGCCTGCGGACCGCCATCGACACGCTGTCCCGCGTGGACTCCTCGGTGGCCGTGTCCTCTGGCGGGGAGCTCTTCCTGCGCTTCATCAGCCTCACCTCGCTGGAGTACTCC GACTACTCCAAGTGCAAGGAGATCATGATCGAGCGAGGGGAGATCTTCCTCAGGAAGGTCTCCCTGTCGAGGAACAAGATCGCCAAGCTCTGCCACCCCTTCATCAGAGATGGTGCT CGAatactgacacatgcctactCAAGAGTGGTCCTCAGAGTGTTAGAAGCAGCTGTTGAATCAAAGAAGCGATTCAGCATTTATGTCACCGAATCACAGCCAGATCAAGCAGG gcaaaaaatggcaaaagcCCTGAGGAAGCTGAACATTCCTGTGACTGTGATTCTAGATGCTGCAGTTGG CTACATTATGGAAAAAGTGGACCTGGTGTTAGTTGGTGCTGAAGGTGTAGTTGAAAGCGGAGGAATTATTAACAAG ATTGGCACTAATCAGATTGCTGTGTGCGCCAAAGCTCAGAATAAGCCATTCTATGTTGTAGCAGAAAGTTTCAAATTTGTAAGACTTTTCCCTCTAAATCAGCAGGATGTTCCAGATAAGTTTAAG TACAAAGCAGACACTCTGAAAACAAGTCAAAACCTAACAGAGGAGCATCCCTGGATTGACTACACATCACCATCACTAATCACATTACTCTTTACAGACCTAGGAGTACTGACTCCATCAGCTGTCAGTGATGAACTTATTAAACTTTATCTGTAA
- the GTF2H3 gene encoding general transcription factor IIH subunit 3 isoform X1 gives MSADDELSLLVVIVDTNPIWWGKRALGEAEQFTLSKCMDAVMVLGNSHLFMNRTNRLAVIASHTQESRFLYPGKHWTFADLFGDGGSFVESSCSGSKDGKYELLTAINDAIAEEIKDLMTKTDMRGQQTETLLAGSLAKALCYINRMSKEVKGNQEIKSRILVIKAAEDSALQYMNFMNVIFAAQKQSILIDACILDSDSSLLQQACDITGGIYLKVLHMPSLLQYLLWVFLPDQEQRSQLVLPPPIHVDYRAACFCHRNLIEIGYVCSVCLSIFCNFSPICSTCETAFKISLPPVMKAKKKKLKLAV, from the exons ATGAGCGCGG ATGACGAGCTGAGCCTGCTGGTCGTCATCGTTGACACCAACCCGATCTGGTGGGGGAAGAGGGCGCTGGGGGAAGCTGAG CAGTTCACCCTGTCAAAATGCATGGACGCAGTGATGGTCCTGGGAAATTCTCACTTGTTCATGAACCGTACCAACAGGCTGGCTGTCATAGCGAGTCACACGCAGGAAAG tcGTTTCTTGTACCCTGGGAAGCACTGGACTTTTGCAGATCTCTTTGGAGATGGCGGTAGTTTTGTGGAATCTAGTTGCTCTGGTAGCAAAGATGGGAAATATGAATTGTTAACAGCTATAAATGATGCAATTGCAGAGGAGATTAAAGACCTCATGACGAAAa CTGACATGAGGGGCCAGCAAACAGAAACTCTGTTAGCAGGATCACTTGCTAAAGCACTTTGTT ATATTAACAGGATGAGCAAAGAGGTAAAAG GAAATCAAGAAATTAAATCAAGAATTCTG GTCATAAAAGCTGCAGAAGACAGCGCACTGCAATACATGAATTTCATGAATGTGATCTTTGCAGCACAGAAACAG AGTATTTTGATTGATGCCTGTATCTTAGACTCTGATTCAAGTCTTCTACAACAG gCTTGTGACATTACAGGTGGCATATACTTGAAAGTGCTCCACATGCCATCCCTTCTGCAGTATTTGCTG TGGGTATTTCTCCCTGATCAAGAGCAAAGATCACAGCTTGTCCTTCCACCCCCAATTCATGTTGACTACAGAGCTGCCTGTTTCTGTCATCGAAATCTCATTGAAATTGGTTATGTCTGCTCTGTGTGCTTGTCAA tattcTGCAACTTCAGTCCTATTTGTAGTACATGCGA GACTGCTTTCAAAATATCATTACCACCTGTCATGAAAgccaagaagaagaaattaaagttaGCTGTATAA
- the GTF2H3 gene encoding general transcription factor IIH subunit 3 isoform X3, translating into MDAVMVLGNSHLFMNRTNRLAVIASHTQESRFLYPGKHWTFADLFGDGGSFVESSCSGSKDGKYELLTAINDAIAEEIKDLMTKTDMRGQQTETLLAGSLAKALCYINRMSKEVKGNQEIKSRILVIKAAEDSALQYMNFMNVIFAAQKQSILIDACILDSDSSLLQQACDITGGIYLKVLHMPSLLQYLLWVFLPDQEQRSQLVLPPPIHVDYRAACFCHRNLIEIGYVCSVCLSIFCNFSPICSTCETAFKISLPPVMKAKKKKLKLAV; encoded by the exons ATGGACGCAGTGATGGTCCTGGGAAATTCTCACTTGTTCATGAACCGTACCAACAGGCTGGCTGTCATAGCGAGTCACACGCAGGAAAG tcGTTTCTTGTACCCTGGGAAGCACTGGACTTTTGCAGATCTCTTTGGAGATGGCGGTAGTTTTGTGGAATCTAGTTGCTCTGGTAGCAAAGATGGGAAATATGAATTGTTAACAGCTATAAATGATGCAATTGCAGAGGAGATTAAAGACCTCATGACGAAAa CTGACATGAGGGGCCAGCAAACAGAAACTCTGTTAGCAGGATCACTTGCTAAAGCACTTTGTT ATATTAACAGGATGAGCAAAGAGGTAAAAG GAAATCAAGAAATTAAATCAAGAATTCTG GTCATAAAAGCTGCAGAAGACAGCGCACTGCAATACATGAATTTCATGAATGTGATCTTTGCAGCACAGAAACAG AGTATTTTGATTGATGCCTGTATCTTAGACTCTGATTCAAGTCTTCTACAACAG gCTTGTGACATTACAGGTGGCATATACTTGAAAGTGCTCCACATGCCATCCCTTCTGCAGTATTTGCTG TGGGTATTTCTCCCTGATCAAGAGCAAAGATCACAGCTTGTCCTTCCACCCCCAATTCATGTTGACTACAGAGCTGCCTGTTTCTGTCATCGAAATCTCATTGAAATTGGTTATGTCTGCTCTGTGTGCTTGTCAA tattcTGCAACTTCAGTCCTATTTGTAGTACATGCGA GACTGCTTTCAAAATATCATTACCACCTGTCATGAAAgccaagaagaagaaattaaagttaGCTGTATAA